Proteins from a genomic interval of Clostridium sp. AN503:
- a CDS encoding PrpF domain-containing protein, producing MRKFKTVFMRGGTSKGCMFHKEDLPADQSEWDKIFLQCMGDPDPKQIDGLGGTVSSNNKIVIVWKSQEPDVDVEYLVGQVIVGKSQVDYKSNCGNMTAAVGPYAVEEGMVDIVEPVTTVRMLNRNTDKHIQVTVPIDPATKTFAQDGDCAIAGVDGTAAELKVKFMNPAGAKTGKLLPTGNVKDILDIPGFGNIEATILDVSNPMVLVRAEDIGMTGTELPEEVNQNSRVSELLEKIRGTAACMMGFAKDLEDATQNSPAVPKVGFFTTPKDYTDIAGQQVKKEEMDVCARVISVFKCHKACPLTSASSISVAAFLEGSLLYDTLGAPEAGVETVRIGHPSGVMTMCPEIVKENGDIGLPSVAVQRTARRIMDGTVYVRE from the coding sequence ATGAGAAAATTCAAAACCGTATTTATGCGTGGAGGCACCAGCAAGGGGTGCATGTTCCATAAGGAGGACTTACCGGCAGACCAGTCGGAGTGGGATAAAATATTTTTACAGTGCATGGGGGACCCGGACCCCAAGCAGATCGATGGCCTGGGCGGTACGGTATCTTCCAACAATAAGATCGTGATCGTCTGGAAGAGCCAGGAGCCGGATGTGGACGTGGAGTATCTGGTAGGACAGGTCATCGTCGGCAAGAGCCAGGTGGACTACAAGTCCAATTGCGGCAATATGACCGCTGCGGTAGGTCCTTATGCGGTGGAGGAGGGCATGGTGGATATTGTGGAGCCGGTAACAACGGTCCGCATGCTGAACCGGAATACGGATAAGCATATCCAGGTGACCGTGCCCATCGACCCCGCCACAAAAACCTTTGCCCAGGATGGGGACTGCGCGATCGCCGGTGTGGATGGAACGGCTGCGGAGCTGAAGGTAAAATTTATGAATCCGGCAGGGGCCAAGACCGGAAAACTGCTTCCCACCGGGAATGTAAAGGATATCCTGGACATTCCCGGGTTCGGGAACATCGAGGCCACCATTTTGGACGTGTCAAACCCGATGGTTCTGGTCCGTGCGGAGGATATCGGCATGACCGGCACCGAGCTTCCGGAGGAAGTGAACCAGAACAGCCGGGTCAGCGAACTGCTTGAGAAGATCCGGGGGACCGCTGCCTGCATGATGGGGTTTGCGAAGGATCTTGAGGATGCCACTCAGAACAGCCCGGCGGTGCCGAAGGTGGGATTTTTCACCACGCCGAAGGATTATACGGATATTGCGGGGCAGCAGGTAAAAAAAGAGGAGATGGATGTGTGTGCGCGTGTGATCTCCGTGTTCAAATGCCACAAGGCGTGCCCGCTGACTTCTGCCAGCTCCATTTCCGTGGCGGCATTTTTGGAAGGGTCCCTGCTCTATGATACTTTAGGCGCGCCGGAAGCAGGCGTGGAGACCGTGCGTATCGGCCATCCCAGCGGCGTGATGACTATGTGCCCGGAGATCGTTAAGGAGAACGGCGACATCGGATTGCCCAGCGTAGCGGTGCAGAGAACCGCAAGAAGGATCATGGACGGCACGGTGTATGTGAGAGAGTAG
- a CDS encoding 2-hydroxycarboxylate transporter family protein, with protein MEKKGFKIYGMEWYIFAFFGAVVLLAIYYGIVPNQLIGAIAVMFTLGIILGEIGERIPIWNKYCGGGAILAFLVCGLLTYKGMMPEGVVAISKGWMNDYSFLNLFIAFLVVGSLLGLDRDMLIKSSVLYLPAILAGLVGAALCGMLGGVLFGKSPVEILTAYVLPIMGGGAGAGAVPMAQVYADVTGQDSSSYLSFALAILAVGNIVSVVFAVILNAAGEIVPAITGKGELVRKGKNIEIQKKEEIRVTMDDVAAGIFLTAGFFILSQLVAKKLLPSIFGVAIPNFAYLIIFAALANVLNLIPENLKSGAQKCQQFCGSKLIWIQMVGCGITLIDFNEMLGVLSVGNLVITILIVLGAVLGTALFGLLVGFYPVECAITAGLCMANMGGAGDLAVLGAAKRMNLMSYAQISSRIGGAVVLLLGSLIFQFL; from the coding sequence ATGGAGAAGAAGGGTTTTAAGATATACGGGATGGAATGGTACATATTTGCATTTTTCGGAGCGGTTGTACTGCTGGCGATCTATTATGGGATCGTGCCGAATCAGCTGATCGGAGCGATCGCAGTTATGTTCACGCTGGGGATCATACTGGGGGAGATCGGCGAGCGGATCCCGATCTGGAATAAATACTGCGGCGGAGGCGCGATCCTTGCATTCTTAGTGTGCGGCCTGCTGACCTACAAGGGGATGATGCCGGAGGGCGTCGTGGCGATCTCTAAGGGATGGATGAACGACTACAGCTTCCTGAATCTGTTTATTGCGTTCCTGGTGGTGGGAAGCCTTCTTGGACTGGACCGGGATATGCTGATCAAATCCAGCGTGCTGTACCTGCCGGCGATTCTGGCCGGCCTTGTGGGGGCAGCCTTGTGCGGGATGCTTGGCGGAGTCCTGTTTGGTAAATCACCGGTTGAGATCCTGACCGCCTATGTCCTTCCGATCATGGGAGGCGGCGCCGGGGCGGGCGCTGTGCCTATGGCCCAGGTCTACGCGGACGTTACAGGGCAGGATTCTTCCAGCTACCTTTCCTTTGCGCTGGCGATCCTGGCCGTGGGAAATATCGTCTCCGTGGTTTTTGCGGTGATCCTGAATGCGGCAGGAGAGATCGTTCCGGCCATCACCGGAAAAGGGGAGCTGGTCCGGAAAGGGAAAAATATTGAGATCCAGAAGAAGGAAGAAATCCGTGTAACCATGGATGATGTGGCGGCGGGGATATTCCTGACGGCGGGATTCTTTATCCTGTCCCAGCTGGTGGCAAAGAAGCTGCTCCCGTCGATCTTTGGGGTGGCAATCCCGAACTTTGCCTACCTGATCATTTTTGCGGCCCTTGCCAATGTGTTAAACTTAATCCCGGAAAATCTAAAAAGCGGCGCGCAGAAATGCCAGCAGTTCTGCGGCAGCAAGCTGATCTGGATCCAGATGGTGGGCTGCGGCATCACGCTGATTGATTTTAATGAGATGCTTGGCGTTTTAAGTGTCGGGAATCTGGTGATCACAATTCTGATCGTCCTGGGAGCTGTCCTGGGAACCGCTTTGTTTGGCCTGCTCGTGGGATTTTACCCGGTGGAATGTGCGATCACGGCGGGACTGTGCATGGCAAATATGGGGGGAGCCGGAGACCTGGCGGTCCTCGGAGCGGCAAAGCGGATGAACTTAATGAGTTACGCGCAGATCTCTTCCCGGATCGGCGGCGCTGTGGTACTGCTGTTGGGAAGCCTGATCTTTCAGTTTTTATAA
- a CDS encoding DUF6282 family protein, translating into METGRLKGIIDLHIHSAPDVRERKMDDLQIMEAAVARGVRAVVIKSHHVPTVDRAYLVNRVKEEKYGGSSDFQMFGGIALNRFVGGLNPWAVETALKLGGKVVWLPTNTSENHCKKEGKGDFVSCVKDGRAVEELQAIFRLIRDYDAVLETGHISADECFAVAEAARDAGVEKIVITHPEFHIVGMTLEQQKRIVKDYGVLLERVYAQPIGGGDYKINLKDNAEAMREIGCEHFIVATDSGQMQNPEWFCTIKAYVDYLYDAGFSQKEIDQMTRTNPAKMLGIL; encoded by the coding sequence ATGGAAACAGGGCGTTTAAAAGGAATTATCGATCTGCACATTCATTCCGCGCCGGATGTCAGGGAGCGGAAGATGGATGACCTTCAGATCATGGAGGCGGCAGTTGCGCGCGGGGTGCGCGCGGTCGTGATCAAATCCCATCATGTGCCGACCGTGGACAGGGCGTATCTGGTAAACCGTGTGAAGGAAGAAAAATATGGAGGCTCGTCTGATTTCCAGATGTTCGGGGGGATCGCGCTGAACCGGTTTGTAGGGGGCTTAAATCCCTGGGCGGTGGAGACAGCCCTGAAGCTGGGCGGAAAGGTGGTATGGCTGCCGACCAACACATCGGAGAACCACTGTAAAAAGGAAGGCAAAGGCGATTTTGTATCCTGTGTGAAGGATGGCAGGGCAGTGGAGGAGCTGCAAGCTATTTTCCGTCTGATCCGGGATTATGATGCGGTGCTGGAAACCGGGCATATCTCTGCTGACGAGTGCTTTGCCGTAGCAGAAGCGGCCCGGGACGCAGGGGTGGAAAAAATTGTGATCACTCATCCGGAATTCCATATAGTGGGAATGACCTTAGAACAGCAGAAGCGTATCGTGAAGGATTACGGCGTGCTTCTGGAGCGTGTATATGCGCAGCCCATCGGAGGAGGGGATTACAAGATCAATCTGAAGGACAACGCAGAAGCCATGCGGGAGATCGGCTGTGAGCATTTCATCGTGGCAACCGACAGCGGGCAGATGCAGAACCCGGAGTGGTTCTGCACGATCAAAGCTTATGTGGATTATCTGTATGACGCGGGCTTCAGCCAGAAAGAGATCGATCAGATGACCAGGACAAATCCGGCAAAGATGCTTGGTATTTTATGA
- a CDS encoding hydratase has protein sequence MVQLYDQGAYLINGEKLVPEQDAAKVKALTGKEVNQEEAGKGTMAYSILEAHNTSGDMKQLKLKFDAMTSHDITFVGIIQTAKASGMETFPLPYVLTNCHNSLCAVGGTINEDDHVFGLSACKKYGGIFVPPHIAVIHQYMRETMAGGGKMILGSDSHTRYGALGTMAIGEGGGELVKQLLCDTYDISYPGVVAIYLDGQVQPGVGPQDIALAIIGSVFKCGYVKNKVMEFVGPGISSMTTDFRNGVDVMTTETTCLSSIWRTDEDTKAFLTEHGRGGDFKALNPADVAYYDGVVYVDLSTVKPMIALPFHPSNTYEIDELNANLGDILRGIEVEAAKISGNPDIDFKLTDKIEHGRLRATQGIIAGCAGGNYTNVMEAAHILKGASCDADEFSLSVYPSSQPVYIDLVKKGAVADLMAAGAVLKTAFCGPCFGAGDTPANNGFSIRHTTRNFPNREGSKPGVGQMAAVALMDARSIAATAANGGLLTSATAVIDDYKVPEYHFDDAVYKARIYQGYQKGDENAALVYGPNIKDWPEMSPLTDNILLKVCSKIMDPVTTTDELIPSGETSSYRSNPLGLAEFTLSRRDPEYVGRSKAVDRIEKARAAGACPVKAEPELETVFEMIRTIPGNESVKASETEIGSMVYAVKPGDGSAREQAASCQRVIGGLANICKEYATKRYRSNVMNWGMLPFQMEAEPEFEVGDYIYVPGIKAALDGDMRDIKAYVIGDTVKEIKLYIAEMTDDEKKIVKAGSLINYNRSR, from the coding sequence ATGGTTCAGTTATATGATCAGGGCGCTTATCTCATAAACGGAGAGAAGCTGGTGCCGGAACAGGATGCGGCTAAAGTAAAAGCCCTTACCGGAAAAGAAGTCAATCAGGAAGAAGCAGGAAAAGGCACCATGGCGTATTCCATCCTGGAAGCCCACAATACATCCGGTGATATGAAACAGTTAAAGCTTAAGTTTGATGCCATGACCTCCCACGATATCACGTTCGTAGGGATCATCCAGACTGCGAAAGCGTCCGGCATGGAGACGTTCCCACTTCCCTACGTGCTCACCAACTGTCACAATTCCCTGTGCGCGGTGGGCGGCACCATCAATGAGGACGACCATGTATTCGGCCTGTCGGCCTGTAAAAAATACGGCGGTATCTTCGTGCCTCCGCACATTGCAGTCATCCACCAGTATATGCGTGAAACGATGGCCGGAGGAGGGAAAATGATCCTCGGTTCTGACAGTCATACCCGCTACGGCGCATTGGGCACCATGGCGATCGGAGAGGGCGGCGGAGAGCTGGTAAAGCAGCTTCTGTGCGATACATACGATATCAGCTATCCGGGGGTGGTGGCAATCTATTTAGACGGCCAGGTTCAGCCGGGCGTAGGGCCTCAGGATATCGCTCTTGCGATCATCGGTTCCGTATTCAAATGCGGTTATGTGAAGAACAAGGTGATGGAGTTTGTGGGGCCGGGTATCTCCTCCATGACTACCGATTTCCGCAACGGTGTGGACGTGATGACCACGGAGACTACCTGTCTCTCCTCCATCTGGAGAACGGATGAAGATACAAAGGCATTTCTGACGGAGCATGGCAGAGGAGGGGATTTTAAAGCGCTGAACCCGGCAGATGTGGCTTACTACGACGGCGTGGTCTATGTGGACTTAAGTACGGTGAAACCCATGATCGCCCTGCCGTTCCATCCCAGCAACACCTACGAGATCGATGAGCTGAACGCCAATCTGGGGGATATTTTGAGAGGCATCGAGGTGGAAGCGGCGAAGATTTCCGGAAACCCGGATATCGATTTCAAGCTTACAGATAAGATTGAACATGGAAGGCTGCGCGCGACCCAGGGGATCATTGCAGGCTGCGCGGGCGGCAACTACACCAATGTGATGGAGGCGGCCCATATCTTAAAGGGCGCAAGCTGCGACGCGGACGAGTTCTCCTTATCGGTATACCCGTCTTCCCAGCCGGTGTATATCGATCTGGTGAAGAAGGGGGCGGTTGCGGATCTGATGGCGGCAGGCGCAGTGCTTAAGACCGCGTTCTGCGGACCGTGCTTTGGCGCAGGTGACACCCCCGCCAACAACGGATTCTCCATCCGTCATACCACCCGCAACTTCCCGAACCGGGAAGGCTCCAAGCCGGGAGTGGGCCAGATGGCGGCAGTGGCCCTTATGGATGCCCGCTCCATCGCGGCGACCGCCGCAAATGGAGGTCTTCTCACCTCAGCCACGGCAGTGATCGATGATTATAAGGTGCCGGAATACCATTTTGACGATGCGGTATATAAGGCGAGAATTTATCAGGGGTATCAAAAGGGCGATGAGAATGCGGCGCTGGTATACGGCCCGAACATCAAGGACTGGCCGGAGATGAGCCCGCTGACCGACAATATCCTTTTAAAGGTCTGCTCAAAGATCATGGACCCGGTGACCACGACAGACGAGCTGATCCCGTCCGGCGAGACCTCCTCCTACCGTTCCAACCCTCTGGGGCTGGCAGAGTTTACCTTATCCAGAAGGGACCCGGAGTATGTGGGCAGGAGTAAGGCCGTGGACCGGATCGAGAAGGCGAGAGCAGCGGGAGCCTGCCCGGTCAAGGCAGAGCCGGAGCTGGAAACGGTGTTTGAGATGATCCGGACGATTCCTGGCAATGAGAGCGTCAAGGCGTCCGAGACTGAGATCGGAAGCATGGTCTACGCGGTGAAGCCCGGCGACGGTTCCGCCCGCGAGCAGGCGGCAAGCTGCCAGAGGGTCATCGGCGGTCTGGCAAATATCTGTAAAGAGTACGCCACCAAACGTTACCGTTCCAACGTGATGAACTGGGGAATGCTGCCGTTCCAGATGGAAGCGGAGCCGGAATTCGAGGTGGGAGACTATATCTATGTACCGGGGATCAAGGCGGCCCTGGACGGGGATATGAGGGATATCAAAGCATATGTTATCGGGGATACCGTAAAGGAGATCAAGCTCTATATTGCGGAGATGACAGATGACGAAAAGAAGATCGTGAAGGCGGGGAGTCTGATCAATTATAACCGCAGCAGATAA